In one window of Nocardioides panacisoli DNA:
- a CDS encoding adenosine deaminase, whose protein sequence is MEPTRVPDLMSLRAAPKVLLHDHLDGGLRPGTIAELAAEVGHELPATDPQQLGEWFAAAADSGSLERYLETFGHTVAVMQTAPAITRVAREAVEDLVADGVVYAEIRYAPELMVEGGLSLDEVVAAVQAGFEEGAAGEQIVVRQLLTAMRHQARSREIAELAIAWRDRGVIGFDIAGAEAGYPPTRHLDAFEYLQRENSHFTIHAGEGFGLPSIWEALQWCGADRLGHGVRIVDDIKVVSGAPPELGRLANYVRDKRIPLELCPSSNVQTGAADSIAEHPIRLLADLKFRVTVNTDNRLMSGTTLSNEFALLCEAFGYDLDDVRWFTVNAMKSAFLPFDERLALIEDVIKPWYAEHA, encoded by the coding sequence ATGGAACCTACACGCGTCCCGGACCTCATGTCGCTGAGGGCGGCACCGAAGGTCCTGCTCCACGACCACCTCGACGGCGGCCTCCGCCCGGGCACGATCGCCGAGCTCGCCGCGGAGGTCGGCCACGAGCTCCCGGCCACCGATCCGCAGCAGCTCGGTGAGTGGTTCGCCGCCGCCGCCGACTCCGGCTCGCTCGAGCGGTACCTGGAGACCTTCGGGCACACGGTCGCGGTCATGCAGACCGCACCCGCCATCACCCGGGTCGCCCGGGAGGCCGTGGAGGACCTCGTCGCCGACGGCGTCGTGTACGCCGAGATCCGCTACGCACCGGAGCTGATGGTCGAGGGCGGGCTCTCGCTCGACGAGGTCGTCGCCGCGGTCCAGGCCGGCTTCGAGGAGGGCGCGGCGGGGGAGCAGATCGTCGTACGCCAGCTGCTGACCGCGATGCGGCACCAGGCCCGCTCCCGCGAGATCGCGGAGCTCGCCATCGCCTGGCGCGACCGGGGCGTCATCGGGTTCGACATCGCGGGTGCCGAGGCGGGCTACCCGCCGACCCGCCACTTGGACGCCTTCGAGTACCTGCAGCGGGAGAACTCGCACTTCACCATCCACGCCGGCGAGGGCTTCGGGCTGCCCTCGATCTGGGAGGCGCTGCAGTGGTGTGGTGCCGACCGGCTCGGCCACGGCGTGCGGATCGTCGACGACATCAAGGTCGTCTCCGGGGCGCCTCCCGAGCTGGGCCGCCTCGCCAACTACGTGCGTGACAAGCGCATCCCGCTCGAGCTCTGCCCGTCCTCCAACGTCCAGACCGGCGCGGCGGACTCGATCGCCGAGCACCCGATCCGACTGCTCGCCGACCTGAAGTTCCGGGTGACGGTCAACACCGACAACCGCCTGATGAGCGGCACCACGCTGAGCAACGAGTTCGCGTTGCTCTGCGAGGCGTTCGGCTACGACCTCGACGACGTGCGCTGGTTCACCGTCAACGCGATGAAGTCGGCGTTCCTGCCCTTCGACGAGCGCCTCGCACTGATCGAGGACGTGATCAAGCCCTGGTACGCCGAGCACGCCTAG
- a CDS encoding DUF4233 domain-containing protein: MRNPRRAMCATVLTLEAITLGLTTPVMITIADVPQTTALTVGLGLLVACLLAAGVLRSRAGYWLGHALQVAAVGLGVVVPMMFFLGGIFALLWGTSYWLGGKIERERAEAYAAYERQQEP; this comes from the coding sequence ATGCGCAACCCACGCCGCGCCATGTGCGCCACCGTGCTCACCCTCGAGGCGATCACCCTGGGCCTCACCACGCCGGTGATGATCACCATCGCCGACGTGCCGCAGACGACCGCCCTCACCGTGGGTCTCGGCCTGCTCGTGGCGTGCCTGCTCGCCGCCGGGGTGCTCCGCAGCCGTGCCGGCTACTGGCTGGGCCACGCCCTGCAGGTCGCTGCCGTGGGCCTGGGCGTCGTGGTGCCGATGATGTTCTTCCTCGGCGGGATCTTCGCGCTGCTGTGGGGCACCTCCTACTGGCTCGGCGGCAAGATCGAACGGGAGCGTGCCGAGGCCTACGCGGCGTACGAGCGGCAGCAGGAGCCGTAG
- a CDS encoding bifunctional folylpolyglutamate synthase/dihydrofolate synthase has product MTDPVARPAHTFAEAEDALLSRWPETRLEPSLDRIRALTELLGEPQRTYRSIHLTGTNGKTSTARMVDALLRAVELRTGRFTSPHVERMSERISIDGEPLDDEAFVTAFNEVAPYTHLVDESEAHPLSFFETVVAMAYAAFADAPVDVAVVEIGMGGSWDATNVIDADVAVVLPVAVDHAQFLGDSPVAIAEEKAGIIKPGATVVLAEQAPDVAEVLLARAAEVDATVVREGLEYGVVARDTAVGGQLVTLQGLHARYDDLLLPLYGAHQAQNAAVALAAVEAFLDNALDEEIVRAAFADIASPGRLEIIRRSPTVVLDAAHNPAGAEASAAAIADSFQFDPLIGVIGVMGDKDHEGLLAAFEPHLTHVVLTQNSTDRALAAEDLAETAREIFGEDRVSVRPRLADALDEAVARAESDSRDSLSSGAVLVTGSVVTVGQVRAMFTAERG; this is encoded by the coding sequence CGCACACCTTCGCCGAGGCCGAGGACGCCCTGCTGTCCCGCTGGCCCGAGACGCGCCTCGAGCCGTCGCTGGACCGCATCCGTGCCCTCACCGAGCTGCTCGGCGAACCCCAACGCACCTACCGGTCGATCCACCTCACCGGCACCAACGGCAAGACGTCGACCGCCCGGATGGTCGACGCGCTCCTGCGTGCGGTCGAGCTGCGCACCGGGCGCTTCACCTCGCCCCACGTGGAGCGGATGAGTGAGCGCATCAGCATCGACGGCGAGCCGCTGGACGACGAGGCGTTCGTGACGGCCTTCAACGAGGTGGCGCCCTACACCCACCTCGTCGACGAGTCCGAGGCCCACCCGCTGAGCTTCTTCGAGACCGTCGTCGCGATGGCCTACGCGGCCTTCGCCGACGCCCCGGTCGACGTCGCGGTCGTCGAGATCGGCATGGGCGGGTCCTGGGACGCCACCAACGTCATCGACGCCGACGTGGCCGTCGTGCTGCCCGTCGCCGTCGACCACGCGCAGTTCCTCGGTGACTCGCCGGTCGCGATCGCGGAGGAGAAGGCCGGCATCATCAAGCCGGGTGCCACCGTCGTACTGGCCGAGCAGGCCCCCGACGTCGCCGAGGTGCTCCTCGCCCGCGCCGCGGAGGTCGATGCCACCGTCGTCCGCGAGGGCCTGGAGTACGGCGTGGTGGCCCGCGACACCGCGGTGGGCGGCCAGCTGGTCACCCTCCAAGGGCTGCACGCCCGCTACGACGACCTGCTGCTGCCGCTCTACGGCGCCCACCAGGCGCAGAACGCCGCCGTCGCCCTCGCCGCCGTCGAGGCGTTCCTCGACAACGCCCTGGACGAGGAGATCGTCCGCGCGGCCTTCGCCGACATCGCCTCGCCGGGGCGACTGGAGATCATCCGCCGCAGCCCGACCGTCGTCCTCGACGCGGCCCACAACCCCGCCGGTGCCGAGGCGAGTGCCGCCGCCATCGCCGACTCCTTCCAGTTCGACCCCCTCATCGGGGTCATCGGGGTCATGGGGGACAAGGACCACGAGGGGCTCCTGGCAGCGTTCGAGCCGCACCTCACCCACGTCGTCCTCACGCAGAACAGCACCGACCGGGCGCTCGCCGCCGAGGACCTCGCCGAGACCGCTCGCGAGATCTTCGGTGAGGACCGCGTCAGCGTCCGGCCACGGCTCGCCGACGCCCTCGACGAGGCCGTGGCCCGTGCCGAGTCCGACTCCCGCGACTCGCTGAGCTCGGGCGCAGTGCTGGTCACCGGGTCGGTCGTCACGGTGGGCCAGGTCCGCGCCATGTTCACCGCGGAGCGCGGCTGA
- the secA gene encoding preprotein translocase subunit SecA yields the protein MPAIIDKLLRIGEGKILRQLESISQAVNAIGDDFKEMSDEELRGMTDEFRRRLADGEDLDDLMPEAFATVREAADRVIGQRHFDVQVMGGAALHLGNIAEMKTGEGKTLVATAPAYLNALSGDGVHIVTVNDYLAKYHAEWMGRIFHFLGLSTGVVVPQMQPEERREAYACDVTYGTNNEFGFDYLRDNMAGSLEDCVQRGHNFAIVDEVDSILIDEARTPLIISGPTQDDVKWYGEFAKIAAKLTRDTDYEVDEKKRTISVLEDGITKVEDHLGIENLYESANTPLISFLNNSIKAKELFRNDKEYVVMDGEVLIVDEHTGRLLAGRRYNDGLHQAIEAKEGVRVREEYQTLASVTLQNYFRLYDKLSGMTGTALTEASEFDKTYGLGVVPIPTNRPMVRKDQADLVYRTERAKYEAVADDIAERHAAGQPVLIGTVSVQKSEYLADLLKKRRIPHTVLNAKVHAEEAKVVALAGHKGAVTVATNMAGRGTDIMLGGSVEFLADAELRKRGLEPIGETSEEYEAAWPDAVHKVEAQVKDEAQEVADLGGLYVVGTERHESRRIDNQLRGRSGRQGDPGESRFYLSLEDELMRLFKSDWVDRVLQVLKIPDDVPIENKRVTNAIANAQGQVETQNFESRKNVLKYDDVMDRQRRVIYGERREVLEGADLQQQVRAFLDDVVDGYVSGALGEFAEEWDLEQLWTDLKQFWPVSLDWEEIVEEAGGQSAVNRQELIERLRADAHAAYDRREEELGEEVLRELERRVLLSVLDRKWRDHLYEMDYLREGIYLRAYSQRDPLVEYQREGYDMFAAMMDGIKEETVGFLFNLQVEVDEEQEYHYHADGSRHPGPPHDEPAEPMRREMPSQSGEGAEPAEERPHLRAKGLDDDRQPAPSALSYSAPSETGEAEVRGGTVTKDGEYDNVGRNQLCPCGSGKKYKRCHGSPGGPTGLTARANG from the coding sequence GTGCCCGCCATCATCGACAAGCTGCTTCGCATCGGCGAGGGGAAGATCCTCCGCCAGCTGGAGTCCATCTCCCAGGCCGTCAACGCCATCGGCGATGACTTCAAGGAGATGAGCGACGAAGAGCTCCGCGGGATGACCGACGAGTTCCGCCGCCGCCTCGCCGACGGCGAGGACCTCGACGACCTGATGCCCGAGGCCTTCGCCACGGTGCGCGAGGCCGCCGACCGCGTCATCGGGCAGCGTCACTTCGACGTGCAGGTCATGGGTGGGGCCGCGCTCCACCTGGGCAACATCGCCGAGATGAAGACCGGTGAGGGCAAGACGCTGGTCGCGACCGCCCCGGCGTACCTCAACGCGCTCTCCGGTGACGGCGTCCACATCGTCACCGTCAACGACTACCTCGCGAAGTACCACGCGGAGTGGATGGGCCGGATCTTCCACTTCCTCGGCCTCTCCACCGGTGTCGTCGTGCCGCAGATGCAGCCCGAGGAGCGCCGCGAGGCCTACGCCTGCGACGTCACCTACGGCACCAACAACGAGTTCGGCTTCGACTACCTGCGCGACAACATGGCCGGGTCCCTGGAGGACTGCGTCCAGCGCGGCCACAACTTCGCCATCGTCGACGAGGTCGACTCGATCCTGATCGACGAGGCCCGGACGCCGCTGATCATCAGCGGTCCGACGCAGGACGACGTGAAGTGGTACGGCGAGTTCGCCAAGATCGCCGCCAAGCTCACCCGCGACACCGACTACGAGGTCGACGAGAAGAAGCGCACGATCTCGGTCCTCGAGGACGGCATCACCAAGGTCGAGGACCACCTCGGCATCGAGAACCTCTACGAGTCGGCCAACACCCCGCTGATCTCCTTCCTCAACAACTCCATCAAGGCCAAGGAGCTCTTCCGCAACGACAAGGAGTACGTCGTCATGGACGGCGAGGTGCTCATCGTCGACGAGCACACCGGCCGCCTGCTGGCCGGCCGCCGTTACAACGACGGCCTGCACCAGGCGATCGAGGCCAAGGAGGGCGTCCGCGTCCGCGAGGAGTACCAGACCCTCGCCTCGGTGACGTTGCAGAACTACTTCCGGCTCTACGACAAGCTCTCCGGCATGACCGGTACCGCCCTGACCGAGGCCTCGGAGTTCGACAAGACCTATGGCCTCGGCGTGGTGCCGATCCCGACCAACCGGCCGATGGTGCGCAAGGACCAGGCCGACCTCGTCTACCGCACCGAGCGGGCGAAGTACGAGGCCGTCGCCGACGACATCGCCGAGCGGCACGCCGCCGGCCAGCCGGTCCTCATCGGCACCGTGTCGGTGCAGAAGTCGGAGTACCTCGCCGACCTGCTCAAGAAGCGCCGCATCCCCCACACCGTGCTCAACGCCAAGGTGCACGCGGAGGAGGCCAAGGTCGTCGCGCTCGCCGGACACAAGGGCGCCGTCACCGTGGCCACCAACATGGCCGGTCGCGGCACCGACATCATGCTGGGCGGCTCGGTCGAGTTCCTCGCCGACGCCGAGCTGCGCAAGCGCGGGCTGGAGCCGATCGGGGAGACCTCGGAGGAGTACGAGGCCGCCTGGCCGGACGCGGTGCACAAGGTCGAGGCACAGGTCAAGGACGAGGCGCAGGAGGTCGCCGACCTCGGGGGCCTCTACGTCGTGGGCACCGAGCGCCACGAGTCCCGTCGCATCGACAACCAGCTGCGCGGTCGTTCCGGCCGCCAGGGGGACCCGGGTGAGTCGCGGTTCTACCTCTCGCTCGAGGACGAGCTGATGCGGCTGTTCAAGTCTGACTGGGTCGACCGCGTGCTGCAGGTCCTCAAGATCCCCGACGACGTCCCGATCGAGAACAAGCGCGTCACCAACGCCATCGCCAACGCGCAGGGCCAGGTGGAGACGCAGAACTTCGAGTCCCGCAAGAACGTCCTCAAGTACGACGACGTCATGGACCGTCAGCGCCGTGTCATCTACGGCGAGCGGCGTGAGGTGCTCGAGGGGGCCGACCTGCAGCAGCAGGTGCGCGCGTTCCTCGACGACGTCGTCGACGGCTACGTCAGCGGCGCCCTCGGCGAGTTCGCCGAGGAGTGGGACCTCGAGCAGCTCTGGACCGACCTGAAGCAGTTCTGGCCGGTGTCACTGGACTGGGAGGAGATCGTCGAGGAGGCCGGCGGCCAGTCCGCGGTCAACCGACAGGAGCTCATCGAGCGGCTCCGCGCCGACGCCCACGCGGCGTACGACCGGCGCGAGGAGGAACTCGGCGAGGAGGTCCTGCGCGAGCTCGAGCGCCGCGTGCTGCTCTCGGTGCTGGACCGCAAGTGGCGCGACCACCTCTACGAGATGGACTACCTCCGCGAGGGCATCTACCTGCGCGCGTACTCCCAGCGTGACCCGCTGGTGGAGTACCAGCGCGAGGGGTATGACATGTTCGCCGCGATGATGGACGGCATCAAGGAGGAGACCGTCGGGTTCCTCTTCAACCTCCAGGTCGAGGTCGACGAGGAGCAGGAGTACCACTACCACGCCGACGGATCCCGCCACCCCGGTCCGCCGCACGACGAGCCGGCCGAGCCGATGCGCCGCGAGATGCCCTCGCAGTCCGGCGAGGGTGCCGAACCGGCCGAGGAGCGTCCGCACCTGCGGGCGAAGGGGCTCGACGACGACCGTCAGCCGGCTCCGAGCGCACTGTCGTACTCCGCGCCGAGCGAGACCGGTGAGGCCGAGGTGCGCGGTGGCACCGTCACCAAGGACGGCGAGTACGACAACGTCGGCCGCAACCAGCTGTGCCCGTGCGGGTCGGGCAAGAAGTACAAGCGCTGCCACGGCTCACCCGGCGGCCCCACCGGGCTCACCGCGCGCGCCAACGGCTGA
- a CDS encoding MaoC family dehydratase, protein MRVFTTFEEIEAATGEELGVSEWVQVNQRRVNEFADATGDHQWIHVDIERAKDGPFGGTIAHGYLTLSLIPWLGSQVFTLQTPGAKLNYGVNKVRFPAPLLVGKRIRAHVSISSVIDIPKGKQLTVKHTIEIEDEERPACVAETVVLLLP, encoded by the coding sequence ATGCGCGTGTTCACGACGTTCGAGGAGATCGAGGCCGCGACGGGCGAGGAACTCGGCGTCAGTGAATGGGTGCAGGTCAACCAGCGACGGGTCAACGAGTTCGCGGACGCGACTGGGGACCACCAGTGGATCCACGTCGACATCGAGCGGGCGAAGGACGGGCCCTTCGGCGGCACCATCGCCCACGGCTACCTCACGCTGTCGCTGATCCCCTGGCTGGGCAGCCAGGTCTTCACGCTGCAGACGCCGGGCGCGAAGCTGAACTACGGCGTCAACAAGGTGCGGTTCCCCGCCCCGCTGCTGGTCGGCAAGCGCATCCGCGCGCACGTGTCGATCTCCTCGGTGATCGACATCCCCAAGGGCAAGCAGCTGACGGTGAAGCACACCATCGAGATCGAGGACGAGGAGCGCCCGGCCTGCGTCGCCGAGACCGTGGTGCTCCTCCTCCCCTGA